A single Stigmatopora argus isolate UIUO_Sarg chromosome 7, RoL_Sarg_1.0, whole genome shotgun sequence DNA region contains:
- the myh9a gene encoding myosin-9a isoform X2: MSDADKFLYGDRGGISDPLAQADWATKKQVWVPSEKLGFEAGSVKEELGDECVVELSDSGKKVKINKDDIQKMNPPKFNKVEDMAELTCLNEASVLHNLKERYYSGLIYTYSGLFCVVVNPYKHLPIYSEEIINMYKGKKRHEVPPHIYAITDTAYRSMMQDREDQSILCTGESGAGKTENTKKVIQYLAHVASSFKSKKDQGELEKQLLQANPILEAFGNAKTVKNDNSSRFGKFIRINFDVNGYIVGANIETDLLEKSRAIRQAQEERSFHIFYYLLTGAGDKLRSDLCLEDYSKYRFLSNGNVTIPGQQDKDMFLETMDAFQIMSIPEDERIGLLKVVSAVLQLGNMTFKKERHSDQASLTDDTAAQKVTHLLGINVTDFIRAILSPRIKVGRDYVQKAQTQEQAEFAVEALAKASYERMFRWLVMRINKALDKTKRQGASFIGILDIAGFEIFELNSFEQLCINYTNEKLQQLFNHTMFILEQEEYQREGIDWSFIDFGLDLQPCIDLIEKHSGPPGILALLDEECWFPKATDKSFVEKVVQEQGTHPKFQKPKMLKDDADFCVMHYAGKVDYKADAWLMKNMDPLNECVTSLLNQSTDKFTADLWRDVDRIVGLDKVAGISDSMHGAFKSRKGMFRTVGQLYKEQLGNLMTTLRNTNPNFVRCIIPNHEKKAGKLEPHLVLDQLRCNGVLEGIRICRQGFPNRIVFQEFRQRYEILTPNAIPKGFMDGKQACVLMIKSLELDPNLYRIGQSKVFFRAGVLAHLEEERDLKITDVIISFQAWCRGYVARKAFAKRQQQLMAMKVIQRNCAAYLKLRNWQWWRLFTKVKPLLQVSRQEEEMLAKDEELEKVKEKQLHAEEQIQQYASKQSQLSAEKLALQEQLQAETELCAEAEEMRARLAIKKQELEEILHDMEGRLEEEEERVGQMQSDRKKMQQNITELEQQLDEEEAARQKLQMEKVTTDAKLKKIEEDVMVLDDQNNKLNKEKKQLEERISEFTTNLSEEEEKSKSLQKLKNKHEAMITDLEDRLRKEEKMRQELEKNRRKLEGDSTDLGDQISELQARIAELEAQLAKKEEELLNALAKIEEEAAAKNTAQKKIRELEAQISELQEDLELERQGRNKAEKLRRDLGEELEALKTELEDTLDSTAAQQELRSKRETEVSHLKKILEDEAKANEQLMADMRQKHNQAFDELNEQLEQAKRNKMSVEKSKQALESEWNEVQIELKTLTQSKTDSEHRRKKAEAQVQELQVKFGDSERQSQEMADKMAKMQSELDNVNSLLNEAEGKNIKASKDLSSTESQLQDSQELLQEETRQKLSFSTRLRQQEEEQNNLREMLEEEETAKRNVEKQVSSLQVQLADMKKKLDQELANVESAEEARKRVQRDADSFQQQLEEKTAAFDKLEKTKTRLQRELEDLLVDQDNLRQVVSNLERKQKKFDQMLAEEKTISTKYAEERDRAEADAREKDTRALTLARELETIISLKDEIDRANKLLKAEMDDLVSSKDDVGKSVHELERSKRAMEQQLEEMRLQVEELEDELQSTEDAKLRLEVNMQAMKAQFDRDLQARDEQGEERRKQLVKQVALMEVELEDERRQRSQALSSKKKMEMDLADLQNQIDVISKGRDEAIKQLKRLQAQMKEQLRELDDLRLSRDESVNVAKEMERKLKVMEADALRYQEDLATAERLKRQIQSEREELQDEINNGNTKNSLLTEEKRRLEARIAQLEEDLEEELLNTEMVNERLKRTTLQMEQMTTELAAQHSSVQLLEGTRSQLDRQNKELKLKLQELESTIKSKYKSSITSLEAKIAQLEEQLDIESKERQQASRLVRRTEKKLKETLLQVEDERRSAEQYKDQADKTNNRMRQLKRQLEEAEEEVTRANAYRRKLQRDLEDVTESADAMNREVSSLKSKLRRGDIHLNIRRTVNRTGLDSDDDVDGVATDVTEPAAE; the protein is encoded by the exons ATGAGTGACGCAGACAAGTTTCTGTATGGGGACCGCGGCGGGATAAGCGACCCGCTAGCTCAGGCCGACTGGGCTACCAAAAAGCAGGTATGGGTACCCTCGGAGAAGCTGGGCTTCGAGGCTGGTTCCGTCAAGGAGGAGCTCGGCGACGAGTGCGTGGTGGAGCTAAGCGACTCGGGCAAGAAG GTAAAGATCAACAAGGACGATATCCAGAAGATGAACCCGCCCAAGTTCAACAAGGTGGAGGACATGGCGGAGCTCACCTGCCTCAATGAGGCCTCGGTGTTACACAACCTCAAAGAGCGTTATTACTCCGGACTCATCTAC ACATACTCAGGACTCTTCTGCGTGGTGGTTAACCCATACAAGCATCTTCCTATCTACTCGGAGGAAATCATCAACATGTATAAGGGAAAGAAGAGGCATGAGGTGCCACCTCACATTTATGCCATCACTGACACAGCCTACAGGAGCATGATGCAGG ATCGCGAGGATCAGTCTATCCTCTGCAC TGGGGAGTCTGGAGCAGGCAAAACGGAGAATACCAAGAAGGTCATTCAGTATCTGGCCCACGTCGCTTCATCTTTCAAGTCCAAGAAGGATCAG GGGGAACTGGAGAAACAGCTACTGCAGGCTAACCCCATTCTGGAGGCCTTTGGTAATGCCAAGACCGTCAAGAATGACAACTCCTCTAGATTT GGAAAATTTATCAGGATCAACTTTGATGTGAATGGATACATCGTTGGAGCCAACATCGAAA CAGACCTGCTGGAGAAGTCTCGGGCCATCAGACAAGCCCAAGAAGAGCGAAGCTTCCATATTTTCTACTACCTGTTGACTGGTGCGGGAGACAAGCTGCGCT CGGACTTATGTCTGGAAGACTACAGCAAGTACCGCTTCCTGTCTAATGGCAATGTGACAATTCCGGGACAGCAGGACAAAGACATGTTCTTGGAAACCATGGATGCCTTCCAAATCATGAGCATcccagaagacgaaagaattg GCCTGTTGAAGGTGGTCTCCGCCGTGCTGCAGTTGGGGAACATGACCTTCAAAAAAGAGCGCCACTCTGACCAGGCATCATTGACAGATGACACTG CCGCACAGAAAGTGACTCACCTGCTGGGCATCAACGTGACCGACTTTATTAGAGCCATCTTGTCACCGCGAATCAAG GTGGGCCGCGATTACGTCCAGAAGGCTCAGACTCAGGAGCAGGCTGAATTTGCCGTGGAGGCCTTGGCCAAAGCGTCATATGAGAGGATGTTCCGTTGGTTGGTGATGAGGATCAACAAAGCTTTGGACAAGACCAAAAGGCAAGGAGCCTCCTTTATTGGCATCCTGGACATTGCCGGCTTTGAGATCTTTGAG CTGAACTCGTTTGAGCAACTGTGCATCAACTATACTAATGAGAAGCTGCAGCAGCTCTTCAACCACACTATGTTCATTCTGGAGCAGGAAGAGTATCAGAGGGAGGGCATCGATTGGAGCTTCATTGACTTTGGCCTGGACCTGCAGCCTTGCATTGACCTTATTGAGAAACAC TCCGGACCTCCTGGCATCTTGGCTCTGCTGGATGAGGAGTGCTGGTTCCCCAAGGCCACTGACAAGAGCTTTGTGGAAAAGGTGGTACAGGAGCAGGGAACACACCCCAAGTTTCAGAAACCAAAGATGCTCAAAGACGACGCTGACTTCTGCGTTATGCACTATGCTGGCAAG GTGGACTACAAAGCGGACGCATGGCTGATGAAAAACATGGATCCTCTGAATGAGTGTGTGACCTCGTTGCTCAATCAGTCCACAGACAAGTTTACAGCTGACCTGTGGAGAGACG TTGACCGTATTGTCGGCCTGGATAAGGTGGCGGGAATTTCTGACTCTATGCACGGTGCATTTAAAAGCCGTAAAGGCATGTTTCGCACGGTGGGCCAGTTGTACAAGGAGCAGCTTGGGAACCTGATGACCACGCTGAGAAACACCAATCCCAACTTTGTCCGTTGCATCATCCCCAATCATGAGAAGAAG GCAGGTAAACTCGAGCCTCACCTAGTTCTGGACCAGCTGAGATGTAACGGAGTCTTGGAGGGGATCCGTATCTGCAGACAGGGCTTTCCCAACCGCATTGTCTTTCAGGAGTTCAGACAGAG GTATGAAATCCTCACTCCAAATGCCATTCCAAAGGGTTTCATGGATGGCAAGCAGGCCTGCGTGCTGATG ATCAAGTCACTGGAGTTGGACCCCAACCTGTACCGCATCGGTCAGAGTAAAGTATTCTTCAGAGCCGGGGTCCTGGCTCACCTGGaggaggagagagacttgaagATCACCGACGTCATCATTAGCTTCCAGGCCTGGTGCCGAGGATACGTGGCCCGCAA AGCCTTTGCCAAGAGACAGCAGCAGTTGATGGCTATGAAAGTTATCCAGAGGAACTGTGCTGCTTATCTCAAGCTCAGGAATTGGCAGTGGTGGAGACTTTTCACCAAG GTCAAGCCACTGCTTCAAGTCAGCCGACAGGAGGAGGAGATGTTGGCCAAAGACGAGGAGCTAGAGAAGGTTAAAGAGAAGCAGTTGCATGCTGAGGAACAGATTCAACAATATGCGAGCAAGCAAAGCCAG CTAAGTGCGGAGAAACTGGCTCTCCAAGAGCAGCTCCAGGCCGAGACGGAGCTATGTGCGGAAGCCGAGGAGATGCGAGCTCGCTTGGCCATCAAGAAGCAGGAGCTGGAGGAAATCCTACACGACATGGAAGGTCGcctggaagaggaggaagagcgcGTTGGGCAGATGCAATCTGACAGGAAGAAGATGCAGCAGAACATTACT GAACTTGAGCAGCAACTTGATGAGGAGGAAGCGGCCAGACAGAAACTCCAGATGGAGAAGGTCACCACAGAtgccaaactgaaaaaaatagaggAAGACGTGATGGTTCTGGACGACCAGAATAACAAGCTCAACAAG GAGAAGAAACAATTGGAGGAGAGGATTTCTGAGTTTACAACCAACTTgtctgaggaggaggagaagtcAAAAAGCTTGCAGAAACTCAAGAATAAACATGAGGCCATGATTACGGATTTGGAGG ATCGTCTAAGAAAGGAGGAGAAAATGCGTCAGGAGCTGGAGAAGAATCGTCGTAAACTTGAAGGTGACTCGACAGACCTCGGCGACCAGATTTCAGAACTTCAGGCCCGCATTGCTGAACTTGAGGCTCAGCTGGCCAAGAAAGAGGAGGAGTTGCTGAATGCACTGGCAAA GATTGAAGAGGAAGCGGCCGCCAAGAACACGGCCCAGAAGAAGATTCGGGAACTGGAGGCTCAGATCTCCGAGCTGCAGGAAGATCTGGAGCTGGAGAGACAAGGGCGCAACAAAGCAGAGAAACTGCGGAGGGACCTGGGAGAGGAGCTGGAAGCTCTCAAGACTGAATTGgaggacactttggactctacAGCAGCACAGCAGGAGCTTAG GTCCAAACGTGAGACAGAGGTCTCACATCTCAAGAAGATTCTGGAGGATGAGGCCAAGGCCAATGAGCAGCTGATGGCCGACATGAGACAGAAACACAACCAGGCATTCGACGAGCTAAACGAGCAGCTGGAACAGGCCAAACGG AACAAGATGTCGGTGGAGAAATCAAAACAGGCCCTAGAAAGCGAATGGAACGAAGTGCAGATCGAGCTAAAGACCCTGACGCAAAGCAAAACGGATTCCGAGCACCGTCGGAAGAAGGCGGAGGCCCAAGTTCAGGAGCTTCAGGTCAAATTTGGAGACAGTGAGCGGCAGAGTCAGGAGATGGCTGACAAGATGGCTAAAATGCAG TCCGAGCTAGACAATGTCAACAGTCTACTGAATGAAGCAGAGGGCAAGAACATCAAAGCCAGTAAAGACCTTTCTTCAACTGAGTCTCAGCTGCAGGATTCACAG GAGCTGCTCCAAGAAGAGACTCGTCAGAAGCTGAGCTTTTCCACACGCTTACGGCAGCAGGAAGAAGAGCAGAACAACCTGCGGGAGATGCTGGAGGAAGAGGAGACGGCCAAAAGAAACGTGGAAAAGCAGGTCTCCTCGCTTCAGGTCCAG TTGGCTGACATGAAGAAGAAGCTGGATCAGGAGCTGGCTAACGTAGAGAGCGCGGAGGAGGCTCGCAAGCGCGTCCAGCGTGACGCCGACTCCTTTCAGCAGCAGCTGGAAGAGAAGACGGCCGCCTTCGACAAACTGGAGAAAACCAAAACCCGTTTGCAGCGGGAACTGGAAGATCTTCTGGTGGATCAGGACAACCTGAGGCAGGTGGTCTCCAACCTGGAAAGGAAGCAGAAGAAGTTTGACCAG ATGCTCGCTGAAGAGAAGACCATCTCCACTAAGTACGCCGAGGAGCGTGACAGGGCTGAAGCCGACGCCAGGGAGAAGGACACGCGGGCGCTGACTCTGGCCCGCGAGCTCGAGACCATAATCAGCCTGAAGGACGAGATTGATCGGGCCAACAAGTTGCTGAAAGCGGAGATGGACGACTTGGTCTCCTCCAAGGATGACGTGGGCAAGAgt GTTCACGAGCTGGAGCGCTCCAAGCGTGCCATGGAGCAGCAGCTGGAAGAGATGAGGCTTCAGGTGGAGGAGCTGGAGGACGAGCTGcagtccactgaggacgccaaaCTGCGTCTGGAGGTCAACATGCAGGCCATGAAAGCCCAATTTGATCGGGACCTGCAGGCCAGAGACGAGCAGGGCGAGGAAAGGAGGAAACAGCTGGTCAAGCAG GTTGCTTTGATGGAAGTGGAGCTGGAGGATGAACGCAGGCAGCGCTCTCAGGCCCTCTCCTCCAAGAAGAAGATGGAGATGGACCTGGCCGATCTTCAAAACCAGATCGATGTCATCAGCAAGGGCCGCGACGAGGCTATCAAACAGCTCAAGAGGTTGCAG GCCCAGATGAAAGAGCAACTGCGAGAGCTCGACGATCTGCGCTTGTCCAGAGATGAATCGGTCAATGTGGCTAAGGAGATGGAGAGGAAGCTGAAGGTCATGGAAGCGGATGCCCTGCGCTACCAAGag GATCTCGCCACTGCTGAAAGACTCAAGAGACAAATCCAGTCGGAGAGAGAGGAGCTGCAGGATGAGATCAACAACGGCAACACCAAAAA TTCTCTGCTGACTGAAGAAAAGAGGCGACTGGAGGCTCGCATAGCCCAGTTGGAGGAAGATCTAGAGGAGGAGCTACTCAACACCGAGATGGTCAACGAGCGTCTGAAAAGGACCACGTTACAG ATGGAGCAGATGACCACAGAGCTTGCCGCGCAGCACAGCAGCGTCCAGCTTCTGGAGGGCACTCGTTCCCAGCTGGATCGACAGAACAAAGAGCTGAAACTGAAGCTGCAGGAGCTTGAAAGCACCATCAAGTCCAAGTACAAATCATCCATCACCTCTCTGGAGGCCAAGATCGCTCAATTGGAGGAGCAGCTCGACATCGAGTCAAA GGAGCGCCAGCAAGCGTCCCGGCTGGTTAGGAGAACGGAGAAGAAGCTGAAGGAGACGTTGCTGCAGGTTGAAGATGAGCGGCGCAGTGCCGAGCAGTACAAAGATCAG GCCGACAAGACCAACAATCGAATGCGGCAGCTGAAGCGGCAGCTGGAGGAGGCCGAGGAGGAGGTGACCAGAGCCAACGCCTACCGTCGAAAACTGCAGAGGGATCTGGAAGACGTCACAGAGTCTGCAGATGCAATGAACCGGGAAGTCAGCAGTCTGAAGAGCAAGCTCAG GCGTGGAGACATCCATTTGAACATCCGCCGCACTGTTAATCGCACGGGACTGGATAGCGACGACGACGTGGACGGCGTGGCCACCGATGTTACCGAGCCGGCAGCAGAGTGA